ATttatgaatttgtaaatatatattacaatggCAATAATTATTAAGATCATATCCTAATATTGCAGGATAAGTTAATATATTGGTTACTGTGACCGgcctaatactaatattaataataactgataataatgatttattggTACTTCATTGTTCATTTTTAACCCTGAGTGCTAATTTGGTTTTGGTTGGCAccatgcaaaacaaaaacaatgatttaCTCTGTTATATGGCACTTTAATACATTGTACCAGGAAAATGGGAACACTCTTTGAGATCTATTTTTGTATTGTATCATTTGcacataattataaataaattgtgtAAAGTTATTTGATTGAAATTTGTTGTGGAGTTCCTACAGGAGTACTTTATATGTAGAGATCAGGGATCATCGTTCTGTGAATATACTGTACAATACTGTGTACTACTTCATACAATGCTTTATACTTTCATGAGTTTGAATTGAATtgcactttacaataaaataattcctTCTGAAGCTCGCTGCTCATTGGCTTCTAAACAAATAACAGAACCCACTTGTACACGTTAtatataattgaattgaatttagttAGTTATTGTGATGTGCTTCAACATACATACATGACAGATATGCAAAATATataaacactgataataataacacaGAGTTACtgtattattactgtatttgAGTTTATTTGGTATGTTTTAGACAATCATCACAGTAGTAACTCAAAAAATCTGTGATTTCTGAAGGTTGTCCTCCTTTTTTCATTGATTATTTGCAAAATACATATGATGATGTATGATATGATATGAGACCATGTGGTTTATTTTGTGTCCCTCAACAAGAGGTAAATGGTGTTAGCTGATGTGAAATCCTGGTTAAATGAGTGTTTCACATTCACACAACCAACAGACCAGACCAGACAAACCAGAAGcttaaacgcacacacacacacacacacacacacacacacctgtttagtTTGAGTATGAGATACCAATAACGACCGCTAAAATGACTGTTACACTGAACCACACAACCGTATGTtaacaccgaaagcggcgagagcgtcaaagtagccggaagtcattcattttcaatgagagccggcggcgataaGCGGTGAAGAGCAGCGGcgcgtcttcgccggtgtgggcgtcgaggagagttgaaatcaagtcaactttatagtaatgagctatgacgcggcaagcaatcagaatgaagaagtccaccgcttgagaggagttcagagaacacagacctgtgaactttggttccgaccacagttgttcccaagagtTAGtcggatttttaattatttacaatgttttcttacaggaacatgcattaaataagtttctgatgtgctttaatgttgtaacgttatatatttatcatataaatatatgtttatattatatatatgtatatactatataaaataaatgttatatataggttcactctggacccctcacacccagcacactgcctctttgaactgttaccttctggtcgacgctacagagcactgcgcaccagaacagcccgacacagaaacagtttcttccctcaggcaatccatctcatgaacacttgatgataataattgtggaaccaacatcactacttgctatacacttttatacatgtatacacttatttaacacactttacatgccaatttgcacataacagctgcacatataacgttgtatatagtaataaacatacactacatatacatacacttgtcaatctgtatatttgcactcactacttctatttttttaaatatacttattatctgttttttgtcctgtctctgtaatgttgttgcactgtagaagctctgtcacgaaaacaaattcctagtatgtgtgaacatacctggcaataaagctctttctgattctgattctgatctttaaaaaagcgggaatctcatgcgacagtacaaaacattattgctgcttcagaatatttcagacatatggacacatattggataattaagtggagcaaagctaCACCACGTGCAacgtgatcttccattgttaaatgaatttaaaaagtgcGCAACACGCTAGAAAGcgtgttttatgcaggaatgtaactgatatggcccctttaaatacgagatcaatgtagtgaattttgacgctctcgccgccgccggagctgaaggcagacagcgttgttgcCAGGGCGGCCACTTTCGGTGTGTACGCACTGATCTGTTTCCTCGCTCTTCTTTATTTCTTATGTATtttagaagtatcggatcaggtatcagtagatactcaaaatcaaatgacactGACTCAAGGGCAGAAAAACCCTGATGATGACATCCCTACCTAAAACCCAGGATTGGtgcactaaactaaataaaaatttaactgGCTGACGAGCTAATCTGGTGGCTTCATGATACAGATCCAGAAGTTAATCATCTCTCCTGTCTTCTCAAGGCACACAATTGTGTCCAGGATCACCGGTGGCATCATAAACATTGAATGTGGGTTTGTTGAGCCAGTCAGGATCAAATGTAGAGGTGCTGTAAACAAAAGCCTTCTCATATTCTCCATTCCCCTTCAGAATCTTCAGCTGGATGAGGGTGCGCTGGTAGAGCTCAGGACATTTATTAAACCAGTCCAGGAACTCCAGCATCTTCTGGTCAACCTTGTAGATCTCACCGTAGACTTGCTGTCCAGAGCCGGGCACATTCAGCAGGAAGGGGTATTTGTCTTCGGTGGCGATCACCATTGGGTATGGATCTTTGGTTCGGGCACAGGTGATGAAATCAGCTTGACCGTGTGTAGTGTTCATCAGTTCATGGTGGTTTGACTGGCCTTTCTTTAGTGTGCCGTACACGAACACATGAACCATGCTGACTGCAGGAATAATTATACTGCTTATAATTAAGACCTGTGGGTCAGAGAAACAATTCATGAAGACAAAATCAAttgattggaaaaaaaaatcagatgactTTTATTACATGACCTTGTGATGCTTTTAACATTCTTATAGGAAGAATCGCTTGTCTATGttggtgtttatgtgtgtgtgtgctcctcaAGTTCTATTAAAACACATATTTAAGTATCATTTATATTACAGAATAAAAATATCGCAAACATTTGAATATTTACTTGCATTAATTACTCAAACATGAGACAACTTCAAAAAGCAACACAACTTATGCAATTTGGTTGACAAGTAATATTTGCACCTGTAGTAATTTTGACCCATTGTGCATGGgtgtttttttaactaaaaatttACATTAATTGGTTAATCATCTCGAGGCACAAATTTCAGTCCATGATCACCGTTGGCATCATAACTTTCATATGTGGGCTTGTGGAGCCAGCCTGGTTCATATTTAATAGTGCTGTAAACAAAAGCCTCCTCAACTCCTCCAGACTCTTCATTCTTCTTCAGGATCTCCAGCTGGATGGAGGTGCGCTGGTACCACTCTGGACATTTATTAAACCAGTCCAGGTACTTCAGCATCTTCTGGTCAACCCTGTAGATCTCACCGTAGACCCGATGTCCAGAGCCGGGCACATTCAGCAGAAAGGGGACATTGCGTTTACCAGCGATCACCAGCGGGTATTTGTCTATGGTTCGGGCGCAGGTGATGAACTCAGCTTGACCATTGTCAGAGTTCAAGAGTTTGTAGTGGTTTGACTGGCCTTTCTTTAGTGTGCCGTACATAAAGACATGAACCATACTGACTGTAGGAATAATTATACTGTTTATAATTGAGACCTGTGGGTCAGAGAGACATATAATGACAATCAGAAAAATCGGATAACTATATTACATGACCTTGTGATGTTTTTAACATTaacagtatgtgtgtttgtgtatactcAAGTTCAgtaaaaacatacagtacatgttttaGTATAATTTATCAGaatagaaacatttcaaatatctgaattcttgtatttatttaatcaaatataatacaACTACAGAATGCATCACAACTTATGCAATTTGGTTGTTGGCAATTTTCAGACAAATAATATTTGCACTTGTTTAATAAACTGTGTAGTAATTTTGACACCTGTGCATggaaatttgacattatgattattcttttcatttcaattcatctttatttatatagctcttTTCACCATGTCAAAAAAGGTCATCATAAAGAAAAGAGTGTAGCTGTATACTGTGTTACACACAGATCTGTCATATCTGAAGATCAGCATTATTACAGTAGTTAAGATGAGCACTGCATGACATGGAAATAAACTGAGCCTTCCCATTCACATATAAAGCAGAAGATAAATGTGGTTTCTTACCGACAATATCAGGAATCCTCACGAAGGGCTCACGGAGCGTTTTGATATACAACTTTAACTTCATTCAGATACTCTTCCGCCTTTCATGACTGGAAAAAATGAGGAAATGGCGTGCATTAGGAGCTTATCAGCACATGAGGCAAAAGATGCTTTGAATTTTTTGCACTCACAATAGAGAACTGGAATGTGTCATAAAGCAATGCATTGTGGGTATTTAGGACAAGGAAGCCTGATTCCTATTGATCTCTATTGATTTAGTGTATAATATTTGCACTCATCAGCAATAAACTGTAAGCACTCACACTATATATAAAGAAGACAAGTGAGTTATGGATAAACCTTTTCAAGGACAGCTGTTTCATTATACTGTTAATTATTTTATCATGagttatgaattatttaatagttaaaatgactttaattttTGACATGATGTCACTTTTCTCTACATTTACTCCTCATGCAGGGAGAAAAAAGTGACTTGTGAAACGCAAAAATATGTTGTGGttgttttgctttgatttgtGGCCAATTTCAGTTTCATTTGATTGGATTTCATGTAAATTTCAATTAATGTCAATTTCTCAAATGCACAGTTGTGCCCTGACATGGCTGAGGTGAAGTGAAGACAAGCAAAGTCATTTAGCCTACTGATAAATAGCACTTTAATACACATCATTCCAGGTTTACAAGAACAATTTGTACACTTCAGATGGATATAATCATATGAATCTATTTTTGAATTAaatcatatttgcatatttatttctaTCAAAGTTATGTCATTAATTTAACTAGGCTATacgtaggcccacacggaatctgagcacgcagaattctgcagattttagcctatcattgattctgtttatttacttgtgtaaatgtgtgtaaatgtatatttattcagttgttaaattaatttcaggAATATTATTGACGAATATggaaatattcattatttatttacaatacggTTAGTACAACaatattttcagtgttttagtagagatattatatgagattttatttaccaaataaagtggatctcattgaatttgcattgtaaacattcaataaaaattgaaaaaggactacttcatatattaaggtttcaATTATGATACTACCacaatcattctgcataaatctgcagattgttaacaaaattctgtgcagaaatagtaaaaaaaaaaaaagtctgcagattctgtctagcAATTTGTAATTGCTTCTTTGTTTGACGCTTTAAATGTCTAAAAACTCTAACCTCATTTATGGAGAAAGTCACAAAAACACCAAAATAAGTATAGTTATTTTAACTCCATTCTAGACTAATATTTACGCCAGATGACACCCGTTTTACTAGGCTAACTAACTTACTGTTACACTAAGCTAACGCTAAACATAACGATTTGATGTCATTTATCGAAGACTATTGAaataagatttgtttttttataatgtagTTTATACCGAGTTTCTTTGACTAACGTGTGAGTGTTAACTGTCGACTAAAGTACAAATTAAAAGTATTTATCTGAcgtttgtcttttttattattatttttattgcataacaGGAACATCATACAACACCatacaaaaaatgaaacaaaaaaaaactaataatgcaatggtaaaaagcaaacaaaaaaacacaaagtgtGTCTGGTGCGTAAACAGTCATTGGTCTGATGTCATTTCCTTATTCTTTAAAACATGAAATCCGGAAGTAATGCCTAAAATAAGCTCAGTTCGTTTAAAAAACAATCCTGTTTGTCTGATGAAGGTCAAGCGTCCAATGTGATTTTTAAAGATGACGGAATTCCTTATATTGTCGGTAAGAAAGCTCTTCTGGTTTAACTTACATTATAATGGTCTGGAAAAAGTTTTACAAGAGCAGTCAAGCTTACACATCGACGTGCATGTATTAAACTGATCCACTCAGTCTTGTCCATTTTTTTAAGCTACTGTGATTTTGATAGACGAGTCTGAAAGGGGTTAACAGTTTGACTTAAAACGTGTTTACATTTCCATGCGTTTATTAAGTTATGTAAATAACGTTAAGTTCTGTGTAGCCAAACTTTGCATCCAATAAACGTATTTTGTATGGAAGTGCATCCCATGTAGTGTAAtgttttatacataaatacaagATTTCAAACGATTAACATGTATACTCTTTAAGGTAAAGATGAGTTTATACATCACTTGACAGAGTAACTTACCTTTTCTATACTTCTACTACATACTCTTCATACTAGGGCTGGGCTATATGACAAATCTCATATCATGaaaaaactaatgattacaggttgagaaaaaaattacaacctcaAAATTTTGAGAGTTGataatagattatatatatatatatatatatatatatatatatatatatatatatatatatatatatatatatatatatatatatatatactgccaGGTTGCACTAATTTATACAGATGCAAATGAACATGCATGGGCAATGGACCCTTTACACATTTGGGTGTTTCTCAGCAGTTTtcatcatagttggtaaactcagagtgcagtgaatgggagagtacaataatttttttttacaatcctagtTTCTGCAATAAAAGGAAAAGCTGGTAAacttatcaagactttcagaaaaaggaaaacaatagtgagagactgataacggcagccagaagagagaataatgtcagatttactgacCTGCCCcaacacacactgcattacaaacatcttgcacattattaataattattttttggaaTTTGAtgtaaagatgatataatacatatgtaaatacatataaacatacatgcatttaaaaagaatctaaataataaaagtttaaagcatCTAAGATGCTGCTGACCAttaaacagtcttgtgaaaaggatcCATACGTAGTTGTTTTTTGAACTTTAAGCAGTGAATTGATTGCATTTCTCTGACTCACAGGTCTTTATCATCCACCTTTCTTCCTGCGATCAGCATGACCCATGTGTT
This genomic stretch from Danio aesculapii chromosome 1, fDanAes4.1, whole genome shotgun sequence harbors:
- the LOC130233327 gene encoding gamma-glutamylaminecyclotransferase C-like, with protein sequence MVHVFMYGTLKKGQSNHYKLLNSDNGQAEFITCARTIDKYPLVIAGKRNVPFLLNVPGSGHRVYGEIYRVDQKMLKYLDWFNKCPEWYQRTSIQLEILKKNEESGGVEEAFVYSTIKYEPGWLHKPTYESYDANGDHGLKFVPRDD
- the LOC130233336 gene encoding gamma-glutamylaminecyclotransferase A-like; its protein translation is MVHVFVYGTLKKGQSNHHELMNTTHGQADFITCARTKDPYPMVIATEDKYPFLLNVPGSGQQVYGEIYKVDQKMLEFLDWFNKCPELYQRTLIQLKILKGNGEYEKAFVYSTSTFDPDWLNKPTFNVYDATGDPGHNCVP